The Sulfurimonas aquatica genomic sequence AGGACATAAATTAATTTTAAAAGATATATATCGTTATTTTCAGATTTTGATTTTTTTATTATTTCATCTGAAAGGTTTAGTTCGATTAACCTCTCTCTAATCCAATCCTCAAAAATACCCTGAGACATTTTTGAAGTCATCTCTCGCCATGTAATTGCTAACTTATGAGCTAGTTGTTTAGCATTTTTAAAGTTTCCTGTACTTGTTTCTTTTTTATTTTCGTGAGAATCTATCCATAGTTGAATATCTTTTTCATTCCATCTTTTTTCAATGCTCTCTTCTAGTAATCCGACAAAAAGTTCTTTCCATCTCATTTTAGCTTCATCAAAACCAGACCATGACTTCCAATCACTAAGATCTTCTAATGATGTTAATGCCACTAGTATACTTACGCCTAAAGAATAAAAATCTGACTTAAGAACAATAGACCCAGCTTCAACCTCTGGAGCACTAAAGAATGGTGTTCGGCCTTGTCTAGGTAAGTGAGGGTCAATGCCAACTTTGGCAGATAAGCCATAGTCACATAATCTCCAAACTTTTTTCTCTCCATCATATATGATGTTTTCTGGTTTAACATCCGCATGAATAATCGACTCGCTGTGTAAACGACTCAAGCCTTCAGATACATCTTTAAGTATCTTTTTTAAACTTAGCTCTCTTGAGTAACCCAAATCTATTGACTCTTGAAAAGTCCAACCATCTACTCCATCTAAAATCTCATAAGATCTATTGTTGCAAACTCCCCACTCTCTCAAAGGAACTAAGCTATCATGTTTAATGCTTACGAGTGAATCTAGGACATCCGTATTGGAATTTATTGCCTCTCTATAAATCTTTAAAACTAAAAACTCGCTATTTTCTTCTACCTTCCATAAGCAACCTTCTGAACCACTGCCTAAAGGTTCTATATTATGAAATCTAGTACGAAATTCGCTGGGAAGAAATATTAATGGAGTAGTATCAGGATGACAATCTCTGAGTGTTTTAAAATATAGACCACCAACAGAGTTGGTAAGTCCATCTCTAAGAGTTACTAAGGCAGCATCTCTTTCATCAACATCTATTAATGTATTTGTCTCTAGAGAACATGGAGTATGTATCCCAGAGTATAGATCATCACGCATAGTCAATGTATTCACAGCCGATTGATCCTTAACTCTTTTTCTCTTTAATTATATTTTAGGATAACATAATTTTAATTATAAAAAACTATTTTTGTTTAGAATTTATTCTATGATTCTTAAATGTAATAAATATACACATTTACTATTACTAATGCCAAATCAAATTAGCGTACTTATATAGATCAGTAACGCTTTTGTCATCCAACCAAAAGAAATCCGTGTTTTTTTGTATATTTGGCGGGCTCTTTACTTTGCCCTTACTCACTTCGCCGACGTTAAGTATGTATACTTCGGTTCTCTTCTCATCTCTAAAATGGGCAAACAAAAAGAGATAGACTTCATCCCAGTTTACATGATACTTCTTAGCGTGTTTATAGAGATCTTGGTTTTTAGTGAGACTTTCGTTAAACTCCTCTTCAGACGAAAAGTTTCTGTACTTCACGTCAAAAAAGAATGAGTTTATCATCTGGTTTTGCTCATTAAGTTTTAGTATAAGCAGATCAGGCGAACTCATAAACCTACTCATAACCTTTTTAGACTCTTGGTTTTCTACATCATTTGTTTTCTCGATAAAATTAAGAGCGTTTCCTACTATATGCTCAACTCCAAAACTTTGAACCACAAGGTTGTTTTTGTTGAAAAAAACTTCCGCTAACGTCTCTGCTAGACGCCCGTTGTAATGGTTATACTGCTGTGCACTTGAAACTATCTTTTGAAACTTCTCCGTATACAGCAGTTCTTTATATGCATCTGTAAAGCCTTTATAGTAGTTTCCTCTAATATCTTCAAGCCTATCTTTTGTGGCACCCCACCAATTTGGAAACATCGAAAAGTTTAAAAAAAGATTTGGGAGTTTCTCCCCATCTTTATACTCCCCTGTAAATGGGAGAGCATATTTTGCTTCTTTGTATTTTGGTGGGTGTTTTACATACTGATAAAAGAGAATAGGCAGCAATGACTTTTTTATCAACTCCTTGTACTCTAGTTGTCTAAAGCTATCAACGATAAGCGACCTTTTTTTAAAGTCGATGTTGTCATCTTTCATGTCTAGATGGAATTTCTCTTGCGTCGACTCTAAAAATGAACTACTATATATAACTTCCCTCGCATCGTAAAAGTAACTTGCCTCTATCGCTTTATAGTAAGTGGTAGTCGCCTTTTGCAAATACTTTGGAATGATGATCAACGACTTTTTCTCTTTATAAGCGTATATGGCATTATGCTCTTCAAGGTAGTTAAGTATCTGTGATTCTTTTTTTGGCTCTTTTTTTATAGCGCTTTTAACGGAGCCAACACTCTTCCAGTTCTCTCTGTTGTAAAGGGCGAGCTTGTAGCCCATAAGTTTAAAGTGTTGCACGCAAAACTCATCTATGTTATCCTCGTCGATGTATTTTCTGTTATCGTAAACGAGTCCGAGCTGTTTTAACGTGTTTGTTACAAAGGTCTCTACTTTTTCTTCACTATCATCAAACGCATTAAACCACTGCACGGTAGATAAAAAGTACTCCATTCCCTCCTCTGGCTCACAATCTTCTATACGTACAGGGAAAATCTTTTTTTGATACTTCGTAGCCAAGTCCAACTCTCTTGGAATATGCTGTGAGCCGTTTGCGTTTTGTGAAAAAACCAAAACAATGCAAGAGGCTTCTTTTATGGCGGAAGTTATCGCCGCTGAGTAGTTCTCGCTCGTCTTTATGTTCTCATCAGCAAACCAAGTCTTTGTGTTTTGACTCAAAAATCCATCATTGATCTTCTGAGCTACCCTTAAGTCTTTAGTCGAGTACGATATAAATATCATCTATTATCTTCTAAAAATATTTTCACAAAAATACCGTACTTCTCTCTGTCAAAATTCTCCTCAGAATCCTTCAAAGAACTATAAGCATCATGCAGTTCATCTATAACACTTGAGTATTCTATCCCAAGTTTCTCCCTATAAAGCTCTATCAGCTTTATGGCAAGCAGATTTAATTTATCTAACTTTTCCTGATTCTTCAAGTAAATTTCACACTGATACCATTTCACAAAGTCATATATAAACCAAGTGATATCGTCTTGACTTTTAAAATCTAAAACTTCAAAATATATTTCAAAAAGTTCACTAGCTGCTAGAAACTCTTTATTTTTAGATTTTGAGCTTGCGAAACCACTTAAAGAAATGGTGTAATCCTCCGCCCACCTCTGAGGATTCTCTTCATAAAGCTTCTCTAGTATCTCAAGAGACTGCTCTAGTAACGTTATCGCTTTGTTTAGGCAGTTTTGATTTTTATACGAAAATGCGAGATGTTTTAAAGATGTTGTGTAAAACTCCGCCCATCTCTGGGGGTTCTCTTCATAAAGCTTCTCTCGTATCTTAAGAGACTGCTCCTCTAACACTATCGCTTCGTTTATGCGGTGTTGCTTTTTATATAAAGATCCTAGGTTGTTTAAAGATGCGGTGTAATACTCCGCCCATCTCTGGGGGTTCTCTTCATAAAGCTTCTCTAGTATCTTTAGAGATTTCTCTTGTAACACTATCGCTTCATTTAGACGGTTTTGATTAGAGTATGAAGTTGCAAGGCTAGTTAAAGATGTTGTGTAAAACTCCGCCCATCTCTGAGGATTCTCTTCATAAAGCTTCTCTAGTATCTTTAGAGACTGCTCCTCTAACACTATCGCTTCGCTTAT encodes the following:
- a CDS encoding toll/interleukin-1 receptor domain-containing protein; this encodes MIFISYSTKDLRVAQKINDGFLSQNTKTWFADENIKTSENYSAAITSAIKEASCIVLVFSQNANGSQHIPRELDLATKYQKKIFPVRIEDCEPEEGMEYFLSTVQWFNAFDDSEEKVETFVTNTLKQLGLVYDNRKYIDEDNIDEFCVQHFKLMGYKLALYNRENWKSVGSVKSAIKKEPKKESQILNYLEEHNAIYAYKEKKSLIIIPKYLQKATTTYYKAIEASYFYDAREVIYSSSFLESTQEKFHLDMKDDNIDFKKRSLIVDSFRQLEYKELIKKSLLPILFYQYVKHPPKYKEAKYALPFTGEYKDGEKLPNLFLNFSMFPNWWGATKDRLEDIRGNYYKGFTDAYKELLYTEKFQKIVSSAQQYNHYNGRLAETLAEVFFNKNNLVVQSFGVEHIVGNALNFIEKTNDVENQESKKVMSRFMSSPDLLILKLNEQNQMINSFFFDVKYRNFSSEEEFNESLTKNQDLYKHAKKYHVNWDEVYLFLFAHFRDEKRTEVYILNVGEVSKGKVKSPPNIQKNTDFFWLDDKSVTDLYKYANLIWH